From a single Nostoc sp. MS1 genomic region:
- a CDS encoding Uma2 family endonuclease — protein MNIQSPVATEIMPIVLKMQPNIVMTDDQFFDFCQLNGDFRIERNHLGDLLIMAPTGAETDGRNFNLIVQLGIWTKQDATGVGFGSSGGFTLPNGAVRSPDAAWIKKARWEAIPLEQRKKFAPICPEFVVELRSETDSLKTLQEKMEEYISNGTELGWLLDRKQRKVFIYRPNQAVKELDNPSTLSGEDVLPGFVLDLSQIW, from the coding sequence ATGAACATCCAATCACCTGTAGCGACAGAAATCATGCCAATTGTGCTGAAAATGCAACCAAACATAGTGATGACTGATGATCAGTTTTTTGATTTCTGCCAATTAAACGGTGATTTTCGCATTGAACGTAATCACCTTGGAGATTTATTGATTATGGCCCCTACAGGCGCAGAAACAGATGGACGCAATTTTAATTTAATTGTCCAGCTAGGTATTTGGACAAAGCAAGATGCTACAGGTGTAGGTTTTGGTTCTAGTGGTGGTTTTACCTTACCTAACGGTGCAGTGCGTTCTCCTGATGCAGCCTGGATAAAAAAAGCCAGATGGGAAGCAATACCTTTAGAACAAAGGAAGAAATTTGCTCCTATTTGTCCTGAATTTGTAGTGGAATTACGTTCAGAAACAGATAGTTTGAAAACATTACAAGAAAAAATGGAAGAATATATATCTAATGGTACAGAATTAGGTTGGTTGCTGGATAGAAAACAACGTAAAGTATTTATTTATCGTCCTAATCAAGCTGTTAAAGAATTAGATAATCCTTCTACATTAAGTGGTGAAGATGTATTACCAGGATTTGTTTTAGATTTAAGTCAAATTTGGTAA
- the ileS gene encoding isoleucine--tRNA ligase, which translates to MTETGSYKDTVNLPKTSFDMRANAIKREPEIQKFWEDNKIFERLSQNNPGELFILHDGPPYANGSLHIGHALNKILKDIINRYQLLKGRKVRYVPGWDCHGLPIELKVLQNLKSAERQNLTPLQLRQKAKEFALAAVDDQRKNFKRYGVWGDWDNPYLTLKPEYEAAQIGVFGQMVLKGYIYRGLKPVHWSPSSRTALAEAELEYPEGHTSRSIYAAFPVTSLAEAVKPVLGEYLPDLGVAIWTTTPWTIPGNLAVAVNGDLNYAVVEISHKGAETETGFKYLIVAADLVERLATTISAQLTVKATFKGKELEHTTYRHPLYNRESPVVVGGDYITTESGTGLVHTAPGHGQEDYIVGLRYGLPILAPVDDSGDFTQEAGQFAGLNVLGEGNQAVIDALLAAGSLLKEEAYAHKYPYDWRTKKPTIFRATEQWFASVEGFREEALKAIASVKWIPAQGENRITPMVAERSDWCISRQRSWGVPIPVFYDEGTGEPLLNEETINYVQAIIAEKGSDAWWELSVEELLPESYRNNGRSYRRGTDTMDVWFDSGSSWAAVLKQRPELRYPADIYLEGSDQHRGWFQSSLLTSVAVNGIAPYKTVLTHGFTLDEQGRKMSKSEGNSIDPNVIIEGGTIKINGKSVNFAPYGADILRLWVSSVDYSKDVPIGTNILKQLNDVRGKIRNTARFLLGSLHDFDPEKDTVPFEELPQLDKYMLHRIREVFAEVTEAFESFQFFRFFQTVQNFCVVDLSNFYLDIAKDRLYISAPDSFRRRSCQTVIQVALENLARAIAPVLCHTAEDIWQYLPYKTPYKSVFEAGWVKVEEKWDNPELAEFWVKLRQLRSEVNKFFEDKRSEKVIGSSIEAKVQLYVPDEEFRRSLEALNPKLDGSIEQSNGVDELRYLFLASQVELIKPDDLLLTFENFPPDQQHILVGRAEGEKCDRCWNYSTHVGESAEHPLLCERCVPALAGEF; encoded by the coding sequence GTGACAGAAACTGGAAGCTACAAAGATACTGTAAATCTACCCAAGACTAGTTTTGATATGCGGGCGAACGCCATCAAGCGGGAACCCGAAATTCAAAAGTTCTGGGAAGACAATAAAATTTTTGAACGCCTGTCGCAAAATAATCCAGGTGAATTATTTATACTGCACGATGGGCCTCCCTACGCCAACGGCTCACTTCATATTGGTCATGCCTTAAATAAGATTCTCAAAGATATTATTAATCGTTACCAATTATTGAAAGGCCGTAAGGTACGTTATGTCCCTGGTTGGGACTGTCACGGCTTACCAATTGAATTGAAGGTTTTGCAGAATCTCAAGTCAGCAGAACGGCAAAATCTCACACCTCTGCAATTGCGACAAAAGGCTAAGGAATTTGCTTTGGCTGCTGTTGACGACCAACGCAAAAACTTTAAACGTTACGGTGTTTGGGGCGACTGGGATAACCCCTATCTGACGCTGAAGCCGGAATATGAGGCGGCGCAGATTGGTGTGTTTGGGCAGATGGTATTAAAAGGATACATTTATCGTGGGTTGAAGCCTGTCCACTGGAGTCCGAGTTCGCGCACAGCTTTGGCTGAGGCGGAATTGGAATATCCTGAAGGTCACACTTCCCGCAGTATCTACGCAGCTTTCCCTGTGACTAGTCTGGCTGAGGCGGTGAAACCTGTGTTGGGTGAGTATTTGCCTGATTTGGGTGTGGCTATCTGGACTACTACGCCTTGGACAATTCCGGGAAATTTGGCTGTGGCGGTGAATGGGGATCTTAACTACGCTGTAGTTGAAATCTCACACAAAGGCGCAGAAACGGAAACAGGGTTTAAGTATCTTATTGTCGCGGCTGATTTGGTGGAGCGTTTGGCTACTACTATCTCGGCACAGTTGACAGTGAAGGCTACTTTTAAGGGTAAGGAGTTGGAACATACTACTTACCGTCATCCTCTATATAACCGCGAAAGTCCGGTGGTTGTCGGTGGCGATTATATCACAACAGAATCGGGTACTGGGTTGGTACATACCGCCCCTGGTCATGGTCAAGAAGACTACATTGTAGGGCTGCGTTATGGTTTACCTATCCTTGCGCCTGTAGATGATAGTGGCGATTTTACCCAGGAGGCGGGACAGTTTGCTGGGTTGAATGTGTTGGGTGAGGGAAATCAGGCGGTAATTGATGCGCTCTTGGCTGCGGGTTCGCTGTTAAAAGAGGAGGCTTACGCCCACAAGTATCCTTATGACTGGCGGACGAAGAAACCAACGATTTTCCGGGCGACTGAACAGTGGTTTGCTTCGGTGGAGGGTTTTCGGGAAGAGGCGCTAAAGGCGATCGCATCTGTAAAATGGATACCAGCCCAAGGTGAAAACCGGATCACACCGATGGTTGCAGAACGTTCTGATTGGTGTATCTCCCGTCAGCGTTCTTGGGGTGTGCCAATTCCGGTATTCTACGATGAGGGAACTGGCGAACCTCTGCTGAATGAGGAAACCATCAACTATGTGCAAGCCATCATTGCCGAGAAGGGTTCTGATGCTTGGTGGGAATTGTCTGTAGAAGAATTATTACCAGAATCTTACAGAAATAATGGTCGGTCTTACCGCAGAGGTACAGACACGATGGATGTATGGTTTGATTCTGGTTCCTCTTGGGCGGCTGTGCTGAAGCAACGTCCTGAGTTACGCTACCCGGCTGATATTTATTTAGAAGGTTCCGATCAACATCGCGGCTGGTTTCAGTCGAGTTTGCTCACCAGTGTGGCAGTAAATGGTATCGCCCCTTACAAAACTGTATTGACTCACGGATTTACCCTTGATGAACAAGGGCGCAAAATGAGTAAATCTGAGGGTAATTCTATCGACCCCAATGTGATCATTGAGGGAGGTACAATCAAAATTAATGGTAAGTCGGTAAATTTTGCGCCCTATGGAGCCGACATACTGCGTTTGTGGGTATCATCTGTGGATTATTCCAAAGATGTTCCCATTGGTACGAATATCCTCAAGCAGTTAAATGATGTTCGCGGTAAGATTCGCAATACGGCGCGGTTCTTGCTAGGTAGTTTGCATGATTTCGACCCAGAAAAAGATACCGTTCCCTTTGAGGAATTACCGCAGTTAGATAAATATATGCTGCACCGCATCCGTGAGGTGTTTGCGGAAGTGACAGAAGCTTTTGAGAGTTTCCAATTCTTCCGCTTCTTCCAAACTGTGCAGAATTTTTGCGTAGTGGATTTATCTAACTTCTACTTGGACATCGCCAAGGATAGATTATATATCAGCGCACCAGATTCTTTCCGCCGCCGCAGTTGTCAAACAGTTATACAGGTTGCTTTAGAAAATTTAGCACGAGCGATCGCACCTGTACTCTGTCACACTGCCGAGGATATTTGGCAATATCTCCCATACAAAACCCCGTATAAATCAGTGTTTGAAGCTGGTTGGGTGAAGGTAGAGGAGAAATGGGATAACCCAGAGTTGGCGGAGTTTTGGGTAAAACTGCGACAACTTCGCAGTGAAGTTAACAAGTTTTTCGAGGATAAAAGAAGTGAAAAGGTAATTGGATCTTCCATAGAAGCTAAGGTGCAGCTTTATGTTCCTGATGAGGAATTTCGTCGAAGCTTAGAGGCGCTTAATCCTAAACTTGATGGTTCAATAGAACAAAGTAATGGCGTAGATGAATTACGTTATCTATTTTTAGCTTCTCAAGTTGAACTGATTAAGCCCGATGATCTACTTCTGACATTTGAAAATTTCCCTCCTGATCAACAACACATTTTGGTTGGAAGAGCAGAAGGGGAAAAATGCGATCGCTGTTGGAACTACTCTACCCATGTGGGAGAATCAGCAGAACATCCCCTACTTTGTGAACGTTGCGTTCCTGCCTTAGCTGGGGAATTTTAA
- a CDS encoding three-Cys-motif partner protein TcmP, giving the protein MNNPSFFDEQKEQSLIKARIVEKYFWAWAKVIIPSAKNAGCPIAYIDLFAGPGRYKDGSKSTPIKVLETAIADLDMRSMLKTLFNDANSEHTNSLQQAIDAIPGIEQLKYKPDVMNFEVGDNIVQAFSQLNLVPTLFFVDPWGYKGLSLQLINSVVKNWGCDCIFFFNYNRINMGLSNAAVEEHINALFGETRADKLREKLQPLKAQARELTIIEALCESLQEMGGKYVLPFRFKHENGNRTSHHLIFVSKHFKGYKIMKEIMAKESSEQNQGVPSFEYSPATNMQPLLFELYRPLDELEGMLLDTFAGQTITMQEIYMQHNVGRRYIDKNYKAALNSLEAKGKIKAEPPANKRPKRKGEITFADSVTVTFPLKP; this is encoded by the coding sequence ATGAACAACCCTTCTTTCTTTGATGAACAAAAAGAACAATCCTTAATCAAAGCCCGAATTGTTGAAAAATATTTTTGGGCTTGGGCAAAGGTAATTATACCATCTGCTAAAAACGCGGGATGTCCAATTGCCTATATAGACCTTTTTGCTGGCCCTGGTAGATACAAAGATGGTTCAAAATCAACACCAATCAAAGTTTTAGAGACAGCAATTGCTGATCTAGATATGCGAAGTATGCTCAAAACATTATTTAATGATGCTAATTCTGAACATACTAATTCCTTACAACAAGCTATAGATGCAATTCCAGGAATTGAACAGTTAAAGTATAAGCCTGACGTAATGAATTTTGAAGTAGGAGATAATATTGTTCAGGCTTTTTCTCAACTCAACTTAGTTCCCACATTATTTTTCGTAGACCCCTGGGGATACAAAGGATTATCATTACAACTTATCAACTCAGTTGTAAAAAACTGGGGCTGTGATTGTATTTTCTTCTTCAATTATAATCGGATCAACATGGGTCTAAGTAATGCAGCAGTTGAAGAACATATAAATGCGTTATTTGGAGAAACAAGAGCAGATAAATTACGAGAAAAGCTGCAACCACTTAAAGCACAAGCAAGAGAGTTAACCATAATAGAAGCACTTTGCGAATCTCTGCAAGAAATGGGTGGAAAGTATGTTTTACCTTTTCGCTTTAAACATGAAAATGGCAACCGTACTAGCCATCACCTGATTTTTGTCAGTAAGCACTTCAAAGGCTATAAGATTATGAAGGAGATAATGGCAAAAGAAAGCTCCGAGCAAAATCAAGGTGTACCATCTTTTGAGTATAGTCCAGCGACTAATATGCAACCCTTGCTGTTTGAGCTTTACCGTCCTCTTGATGAATTAGAAGGAATGCTACTAGATACATTTGCTGGTCAAACAATAACGATGCAAGAGATTTATATGCAGCATAATGTTGGTAGACGTTACATTGATAAAAATTACAAAGCTGCTCTTAACAGTCTGGAAGCTAAGGGAAAAATTAAAGCCGAACCACCAGCTAACAAGAGACCAAAAAGGAAAGGAGAAATTACATTCGCAGATTCAGTTACAGTAACCTTTCCACTTAAGCCGTAA
- a CDS encoding DUF5131 family protein — protein MSSTHTGIEWTDKTWNPTTGCNKVSPGCLNCYAEALTKRFPNNFKNGFKLTLHPERLTEPLKWRSPSRIFVNSMSDLFHEEVPLDFIQNVFKVIHATPWHIYQILTKRPERLIELAPNLEFNENIWMGVSVENQNYIHRVDYLRRVPAKVRFLSCEPLLGSLNLDLTNIDWVIVGGESGQKHRPIKMEWAEDIRHQCQQARVAFFFKQIGGRTSKAGGRLLDGQIWDEMPPAWQKHQNLWSKFTQQRSFRRGNLELTA, from the coding sequence ATGTCTAGTACTCATACAGGTATTGAGTGGACGGATAAAACTTGGAATCCTACAACTGGTTGTAATAAAGTTAGTCCAGGTTGTTTAAATTGCTATGCAGAAGCCCTTACTAAACGTTTTCCTAATAATTTTAAGAATGGTTTTAAGCTAACTTTACATCCAGAAAGGTTAACAGAACCTTTAAAATGGCGTAGTCCCAGTAGAATATTTGTGAACTCAATGAGTGATCTGTTTCACGAAGAAGTACCTCTTGATTTTATTCAGAATGTTTTTAAAGTGATTCATGCTACGCCTTGGCACATATATCAAATATTAACAAAAAGACCTGAAAGACTTATTGAGTTAGCACCTAATCTAGAATTTAATGAAAATATTTGGATGGGTGTGTCTGTTGAGAATCAAAACTATATCCATCGTGTTGATTATCTTCGTCGAGTTCCTGCCAAGGTACGTTTTCTTTCATGTGAACCACTGTTAGGTTCATTAAATCTTGATTTAACAAATATTGATTGGGTCATTGTTGGTGGAGAATCTGGACAAAAACATCGTCCCATAAAGATGGAATGGGCGGAAGATATTCGTCACCAATGCCAACAAGCAAGAGTAGCATTTTTCTTTAAGCAGATTGGTGGTAGAACTTCTAAAGCTGGAGGTAGATTATTAGATGGACAAATATGGGATGAAATGCCTCCAGCTTGGCAGAAACATCAAAATCTATGGAGTAAATTTACTCAACAACGCTCATTTAGAAGAGGAAATTTAGAACTTACGGCTTAA
- a CDS encoding DUF4926 domain-containing protein — protein MSINAPKLLDIVALTVDLPEYNLLRGQVGTIVEILADGAGFELEFSDRNGQTFEFL, from the coding sequence ATGAGTATAAATGCACCTAAGTTGCTGGATATAGTAGCACTCACAGTTGACTTACCAGAGTATAATTTACTGCGTGGTCAAGTTGGTACAATCGTAGAAATATTGGCTGATGGTGCTGGGTTTGAACTAGAGTTTAGCGATCGCAACGGACAAACTTTTGAATTTCTGTAA
- a CDS encoding calcium-binding protein, with product MASVERDETREHRIETEIIADAEDKEDRAMGWYYYLDDMLEFPFMGKWKKKSRKTSTIDEKPVEVLGMAPEDDCLRDMYVEVAYLGGKEDDIHTAKLSEIEPIDVDEDTQEAIADWLYWLGRGYKF from the coding sequence ATGGCTAGTGTTGAACGCGACGAAACAAGAGAGCATCGGATCGAAACAGAGATTATTGCTGATGCTGAAGATAAAGAAGATAGAGCGATGGGGTGGTACTACTACCTTGACGATATGTTGGAATTTCCCTTTATGGGTAAATGGAAGAAGAAATCACGCAAAACTTCAACCATTGACGAAAAACCTGTGGAAGTACTAGGTATGGCTCCAGAGGATGATTGTTTGAGAGATATGTATGTGGAAGTTGCATATCTTGGGGGTAAGGAAGATGATATACATACTGCCAAGCTGTCGGAAATAGAGCCTATTGATGTGGATGAGGACACCCAAGAAGCGATCGCTGATTGGTTATATTGGTTAGGTAGAGGATACAAATTTTAA
- a CDS encoding sugar O-acetyltransferase — translation MEKTEKQKMLAGELYLSSDPELAAESKRASRLLRMYNSTTEEQPEQRRQILQELFAQIGETIFIVPPLHCDYGSNIYAGNNLYMNYGCVILDCNQVEIGENVLFAPYVQIYTAYHPTDPEIRLSGKELAAPIKIGNNVWIGGNAIICPGVTIGDNTTIGAGSVVVQDIPANVVAVGNPCRVIRYLS, via the coding sequence ATGGAAAAAACCGAAAAACAAAAAATGCTAGCGGGTGAATTATACCTATCAAGCGATCCAGAATTAGCAGCCGAGAGTAAACGAGCCAGTCGTTTGTTACGGATGTACAATAGCACAACCGAAGAACAACCAGAACAACGCAGGCAAATTCTACAAGAGCTATTTGCCCAGATAGGTGAAACGATTTTTATAGTACCGCCGCTTCATTGTGACTATGGTAGTAATATCTACGCTGGTAATAACTTATATATGAACTATGGTTGCGTCATTTTAGATTGTAATCAAGTAGAAATTGGTGAAAATGTCTTATTCGCTCCTTATGTGCAGATTTATACTGCTTACCATCCCACAGATCCAGAAATTCGTCTATCTGGAAAAGAATTAGCTGCCCCAATTAAAATAGGTAATAATGTCTGGATTGGTGGTAATGCAATTATTTGTCCAGGAGTAACAATTGGGGACAACACTACTATCGGTGCAGGGAGCGTAGTCGTACAAGATATACCTGCTAATGTTGTAGCAGTAGGGAATCCTTGCCGAGTAATTCGGTATTTATCTTAA
- a CDS encoding diguanylate cyclase domain-containing protein yields MVSPKILVVEDEIVRALNIKNTLQSLGYNVLEITKSPEEAIKKVADIHPNLVLFDISISQRNNDLQLANTIQTDFHIPVLYLTEYSDYLELHKNQKYQSYNYLLKPFAEKDLHLAVEMAFSQYKFNKKLHTEKEKMAAIINSMGCAVVVTFTDGRVQMINQMAEKLTGWIQHEALGKHLAEVVNLVDQDMDEVIGNLATQAMQTGEIVNLPENCTLISRDGREIPIGDNIAPICDSVGNVTGAVLVFQDVTQRKQGEVQLLHNAFYDGLTGLPNKVLLLDRLKQAIERSKRRSDYRFAVLFLDLDGFKGINDRFGHGMGDDFLVAIAHRLESCVRSGDTVGRFGGDEFAVLLEEIRDVNDAINVAKRIQDTLGLPLNLNGQQIFTTASIGITLNNGSDDEPESLLRDADHAMYLAKQKGKARYGVFNKATNY; encoded by the coding sequence ATGGTCTCCCCCAAAATCCTAGTTGTTGAGGATGAAATAGTCCGGGCATTAAATATTAAAAATACTTTACAATCATTAGGTTATAATGTTCTAGAGATTACAAAATCTCCTGAAGAAGCAATTAAAAAAGTAGCAGACATCCACCCAAATTTAGTATTATTTGATATTTCTATATCTCAAAGAAATAATGATTTACAATTAGCAAATACTATTCAGACTGATTTCCATATACCCGTGTTATATCTAACTGAGTATTCAGATTATTTAGAACTGCATAAAAATCAAAAATATCAGTCATATAACTATCTTTTAAAGCCATTTGCAGAAAAAGATTTACATTTAGCTGTAGAAATGGCTTTTAGTCAGTATAAATTTAATAAAAAATTACATACAGAAAAAGAAAAAATGGCAGCGATTATTAACAGCATGGGCTGTGCAGTAGTTGTTACCTTTACTGATGGGCGTGTTCAGATGATAAACCAGATGGCTGAGAAGCTAACTGGTTGGATACAACATGAAGCTTTGGGTAAGCATTTAGCAGAAGTTGTCAATCTTGTTGATCAGGATATGGACGAAGTAATTGGTAACTTAGCTACACAAGCGATGCAAACTGGGGAAATTGTGAATCTGCCGGAGAACTGTACGCTAATTTCTAGGGATGGCAGAGAAATACCGATAGGAGATAATATTGCGCCGATTTGTGATAGTGTCGGTAATGTTACTGGTGCAGTCTTAGTTTTTCAAGACGTGACTCAACGTAAGCAAGGGGAAGTACAATTACTACACAATGCTTTTTATGATGGACTGACTGGCTTACCCAATAAAGTTTTACTTTTAGATCGGCTCAAACAAGCAATTGAACGTAGTAAACGCCGCAGTGATTATCGTTTTGCGGTGTTGTTTTTAGATTTAGATGGTTTTAAGGGAATAAACGATCGCTTCGGTCACGGTATGGGAGATGATTTTTTAGTAGCGATCGCTCACAGGTTAGAATCATGTGTACGTAGTGGAGATACTGTAGGGCGATTTGGTGGCGATGAATTTGCCGTATTATTAGAAGAAATTCGTGACGTTAACGATGCTATCAACGTAGCCAAGCGTATTCAAGACACCTTGGGATTACCCCTGAACTTGAACGGACAGCAAATATTTACTACAGCCAGCATTGGTATTACTTTAAATAACGGTAGTGACGATGAACCAGAAAGCCTATTAAGAGATGCAGATCATGCGATGTACCTTGCTAAACAAAAAGGTAAAGCACGTTACGGCGTATTTAATAAGGCTACTAATTATTAA
- a CDS encoding peptidoglycan-binding protein, which translates to MSLTETLQKGGKGSQVSELQECLIKLKFDPGRVDGNFGDKTEVAVKQFQQKQGVTPDGVVGLETRTVLNKLIQQLAELYGGTSGKLPLPGVKLIKEFEGCKLTAYPDPLSKGKPYTIGWGSTCKKDGSEWSLGEKITEAEADELLIIQLERNYLPSLEKIPGWQDFSPYQQGALLSFAYNLGANFYGSKGFETISRVLKNQEWDNIESTLIMYRNPSSPVEAGLKRRRVAEGKLFLQPMFNNA; encoded by the coding sequence ATGAGTCTTACTGAAACTCTGCAAAAAGGTGGAAAAGGTTCACAAGTGAGTGAATTGCAAGAATGCTTAATTAAACTTAAATTCGATCCAGGTCGAGTGGATGGTAACTTTGGTGACAAAACAGAAGTCGCTGTCAAACAATTTCAGCAAAAACAAGGTGTTACTCCTGATGGAGTTGTAGGATTAGAAACACGCACGGTTCTAAATAAGTTAATTCAACAACTAGCAGAACTTTATGGTGGCACTTCTGGCAAATTACCACTACCTGGGGTGAAGCTGATTAAGGAATTTGAAGGATGTAAGCTGACTGCTTACCCTGATCCTTTATCTAAAGGTAAACCTTACACCATTGGCTGGGGTTCCACCTGTAAAAAAGATGGTAGCGAATGGTCGTTAGGTGAGAAAATTACCGAAGCAGAAGCAGATGAACTATTAATTATTCAATTAGAACGTAACTATTTACCTTCTTTAGAAAAAATACCCGGCTGGCAAGATTTTAGCCCTTACCAACAGGGAGCTTTATTAAGTTTTGCTTATAACTTGGGTGCTAATTTTTACGGTTCTAAGGGTTTCGAGACTATTTCTAGAGTCTTGAAGAACCAAGAATGGGACAATATTGAATCCACACTAATTATGTACAGAAACCCTAGTAGTCCCGTTGAGGCTGGCTTGAAGCGTAGACGAGTAGCAGAAGGGAAGCTATTTCTTCAGCCAATGTTTAATAACGCTTAG
- a CDS encoding NADP-dependent oxidoreductase, with protein sequence MADASNQQILLKNRPVGEPKESDFALIETPIPEPGEGEVLNRTIYLSLDPYMRGRLSANASYAASTELNSVIVGGTVSQVIKSHHPDFQPGDFVLSSHGWQTYAVAKGETLRKLDSTQAPLSYNLGVLGMPGLTAYAALLDIGQPKAGETVVVSAASGAVGTVAGQIAKIKGARVVGIVGSDEKLDYIVKELGFDAGINRRTQPLSSALKETAPDGIDIYFDNTAGEILEAVLQQINLGARIPLVGLISQYNSTSPPPGPNLLPLLTKRALIKGFLVSDYQHRFSDFARDVSGWLQSGQMKYKEDIVVGLANAPKAFIGLLRGDNFGKLIVEVGH encoded by the coding sequence ATGGCTGATGCAAGCAACCAACAAATCCTACTCAAAAACCGCCCTGTTGGAGAACCAAAAGAGAGTGATTTTGCTCTGATAGAAACACCTATTCCCGAACCAGGGGAAGGTGAAGTTCTCAATCGTACTATTTATCTATCCCTTGACCCGTATATGCGTGGTCGTCTTAGTGCCAATGCTTCTTATGCAGCCTCAACGGAATTAAACTCAGTTATTGTTGGTGGAACAGTCAGCCAAGTAATTAAATCGCATCACCCAGACTTTCAACCAGGAGATTTTGTTCTTAGCAGTCATGGTTGGCAAACTTACGCTGTTGCTAAAGGTGAAACACTACGCAAACTCGACTCAACACAGGCTCCTCTATCCTACAATTTGGGTGTATTAGGTATGCCTGGTCTAACTGCCTATGCTGCTTTATTAGATATAGGACAACCTAAAGCTGGGGAAACTGTAGTAGTTTCTGCTGCTTCTGGTGCTGTTGGTACAGTAGCAGGTCAAATTGCTAAGATTAAGGGCGCAAGAGTTGTAGGAATTGTAGGCAGTGATGAAAAGCTTGATTATATCGTGAAAGAATTAGGCTTTGATGCAGGAATTAACCGCCGAACACAACCACTATCTTCAGCGTTGAAAGAAACTGCACCCGATGGTATAGATATTTATTTTGACAATACAGCCGGGGAAATTTTAGAAGCTGTTTTGCAGCAAATCAACTTGGGAGCGAGAATCCCCTTGGTGGGCTTGATTTCTCAATATAATTCTACTTCCCCACCTCCAGGGCCGAATTTGCTACCTTTATTGACTAAAAGAGCTTTAATTAAGGGTTTTTTAGTCAGTGACTACCAACACCGTTTTTCTGATTTTGCCCGTGATGTCAGTGGATGGTTGCAGTCAGGGCAAATGAAGTACAAAGAAGATATTGTTGTAGGTTTGGCAAATGCCCCTAAAGCTTTTATTGGCTTGTTGCGAGGCGATAATTTTGGTAAGTTAATTGTTGAGGTTGGTCATTAG